The window TGGGCGTTGCAGGAGAGTTCGCCTGGCTGGCCTGCGCAGACACATTGGCAGCATCCACCGCTGTTTTAACTGCGTAGAGGTTCGCTTCCTCCTGGAACTTACCAATGTTCTTCTTGTAGCGTATTCTCTTGTTGCCAAACCAATTAGAGACCTGAGGAACAGATGGATATCAGATATAATCGAACACAGTGTTTCCTTTACATTAATTTAGCTGCTGTAACAGCACTGTTGTAGCCCCCGAAGTTAAAAaaatgggaaatgtagttttatGTATACtaacagaaaataatttaattAGAGAGTCCTCTTTAATAACGGTGTTAGCAATTCACCTGAGACACAGTGATCCCACACTTTTTGGCAAGTTCCTCCTTGGCTTCCTCACTAGGGTAAGGGTTAGACAGGTGGGAGTAGAAATACTCGTTCAGCACCTCTGTAGCTTGCTTGTTGAAGTTGCGCCTCTTACgtctgacacacagagagaagagataaTGACCAACATGCTTGGAATGTAACTGGATGACACAACGTCAACATGCCTCCATCACTTCAGCCCTCAAGAAAGTAACAAGgcatctaacacacacacagatggtgaCAGTACCAGCTAAAAACACTCAGACAGACCTGGCATCGAGGAAGCGTGAGCGAAGAATCATGACGGCCTCGCAGGTGCTCTGTTTGAGCTGCATCTGAATTGAGCTGAACTTGCGGTGGATGATGGCCACCATGCGCTCAATCTCCTTGGGAGAGATGGGCCGTGTGCGAGACTGCTCTCTCAGCAGGTTCATTACATGGTTGGTAAACTCACTGCAGGCCTTGAccaaggagagaaagagaaaggcgTTGAATGCTAAAGTGTAAAAATTCTTCAGGTCACATTCCAACAGTACAACAGTTTACTGTACGTTTCCTTTAATACAGGATGATGTTTACCGTATTAAATCTTTCTCACTCTAACTGCCTGACCTAATTTAATTTATGATAACATGTTAATATATGCTGATAACAGTATATGCTCAAGCATTTAGGTCTGCtctgcacacacctgctcatACTTCTCCAGCTCAGAGTGATAGATCTGGCGGATCTGGGCAAGCTTGGCTCTGTAGTCGGAGTGTTCGATGCTGCTGTCGGTGGGCGAGccccctgctgcagctgcagctgcagcggctGCAGCAGATCCTCCACCCTTTTCTGGTCCCGACACACCCTCTGCTAGCAGCATGTTGTCCAACCGCATGATCTGGGGATCTGGAgggtcctcctcctgcacacctCGTATACTCAGCACTGaacaagacaagacagagaGTATTAGAGTTAGGAAGGCAAGGtgagaaaaaaactgtttttgttaaaagtctTGCTCAAGCCAGAACACATTTCTAGGGCTGAGAAAACCTGTTAGTTCAAAAGTTTTTGATATCTGACAGACCACACATTTCCTTTCAAGGAGAAGGGTAATACTGTGGAGGTGCATAGAAAGATGCTTTATCACTGCTAAAATTCAAAGAAGTGCAGCCCTGTCAAAACCCAGTCAAGTTTCTCCCCTGAGTCATTGCTATGAGCGCCTGGCTGAATTCTCAATGAGCCTGAACTTCCTCTAAAtaaacagcagagggcagtgtggTCCCTCTGTGGCAGGCTGCCAGAGATAAGGGCATGAGGCATGGGACCAGTAATGGGAGTGCATGTGCTGTCACTATGAGCCCCAGTGGCCATAAGTATAGTTATCAGTTGCTGCTCCCCACCACTGCATTATACCAGGACCtctgtcagcctgcagccatgctctcatctctctctccctctttcacacatacacacacacacactcccttaAAGACAGCACTCTGTTACTGAAAAGTTTTAAGAACAGACAACCATCTTTTCTTCAGAGCTTGAAGCTTTTAACACTTAACTAAATTTTCTCTTGCCCCTTTTGCTTCTCAATCATTCAACTTCAGAAAGTGAGAGTAGAGACTGGGTATCacaattcagtgttttcaccacattttctaatacttccatttttttatgtaaatcaaaatacacacacctgGTTATTACAGTACCAATTTTACTTTTATCGCATTTATTCACAGAATGATTTCAATGTTAATCAGACAAACTGCAGAATATCAGAGCTCGAaagattagttgattaatccaATTATCCAATcgacagaaaatcaaacagcaactattttgataattgatttcATTGAGTCCCTCTATTTTTCAAtcaaaaaatgccaaacattcacCCGTTCTACTTTTTTGAATGGGGAAACTCcctgatttaattaattaattagcaGCATTATATCCACATATGTTCATATTTGTGATTGGAGACTACATTAAGGAGGTAAAAGCCAATTTAAAGAGTGTTTAAATTGGCTTTTACCTCCAGACAGGATTGTGAGGGAGACAGACGCTAACAATATGGATGACAAGATTAATCCCAATGGAAACTGGGTTAGGCGCTTGTCCTCTTTAAGGATTACACTAGTTAGTCATCATCAAAGGTTAGGGGGTGCGTGAACTCACTCATTCAGTGCTGCTTTTGTTATCACAACTTGAACAAACTTATGAGTCTGGATGTTGTCGTCAAAGTCATGCCATAGAGAGTCAGGCTGAAAAACAAGTTTGCAGCCAGACAGAGCTAACAAATGAGTGCAGCTGCACTGTAGGGCTAACAGATGTGAAAGAAATGACGACAAAAACAGTTTTGCTGAAACTTTCCAAGTGCTGTGGATTAGACgagtttttgcattttcaaacTTCATTTGATAAATGAGTCTGCTCTACCATTTAAGGCCTCTCATAGCAAAGCGTCCAactttcacccccccccccccccctttttttcttgttccttcttgcctttttctttccctctgcttaggtctcttctctctccaaggcacattcctgctctgctgctcccccATCTCAGGGCTCAGGAATGCAGCAGACCCAGCCGCCTGAACTAATGACCCTGATTCGCCcatctttttccctcctcttttgCCTTCCTTTCAGTCATTCACTAACGATCTCTGCACTTCCTAGCCAGATAGCCTATAGTTAATTTATTGACCAGAAGTATTTGTTTTGTACCTGTTGAATCTACACGATTGTTTGGATACTTTGCCTATGCTCTGCTGGAAATTTAACTTTGTGCGTACTGATAAAAATTTGGGCCATCTCACTGCAGACAGCTCTGGCTGCATGTAGTCATGTGTGGGGTTGTTCTTCACTGTCCCTTCACGTACAACTGACCTACAATGAAGAGGGCAACTGTGGCTCTTGAAGCTTCTCACCTATTCCCCCTCCCTTTTGCCCCCACTCCTCATTATGGCACCCAGCTGTAGCCTAATGCCCCTACATTCCCCTAATTACTCCAATTAAGCTGTGATTACCCACAATTGCACTCATGCACAGTCTAGTGGCCTAGTAGTATTATAGCAGCTGTTGAGATGAGTTAAGATACTGCACAGAAAACGACCATGTGACATGGGTGCAGGTAACATGGAGTCTAAAAGTCTTCCACTTACAAACCATCCAGGAGACCccagaaaaatacaaagaacgataataaaaaagaaacccTACAGGTCTGAGAGAAGGCTGGCTGGTTTTCTCCAAAGTCTAAGCAGTGTTTCCTTTTGATCAACTGGCTCCTGAGATCACCGCTGGGCTGGTTCTGTTACTGAGAGACTAAAACTCAGAGCACTGTAAGTAATGATACTTAAATTCCCTTTTTCAAATAAGAAGACAGCTTAAGGCCCACAGCCTGCTTCCACAGCTCTTAGAAATCACACCATTATGCACACGATACCACCCTAGCTGGGCTGTGTGGCATTGAGAGACGGAGCGAGCAACACATACTATGAAATATTCAGGGTATCCAGCTGGGCTTTCACTGCATACATAATCATTCTCATTTCTGCACAGCCAATGTGGAAACGGTGTGCTgtgcagacacaacacacaataTATGAAGTGGTGCTGGTAAGGGTGAATAACCTAGGCAATAGTGTAGTGCTGTACATTAACTGTAATGCCTTCCACACATAGAAATAGATAAGACTTAAACGCAGTCAGTATATCATTGCTCAGCTCACAACACAAGCTTTATCCTTGTCTGTCTTTTCCCTCGCTAGCATCCcctttttcactctgtctcccCCCAACACAcatcccctcccccctctccctttcAGCGcacccccacccacctcccctagtgcccccctccctctgttctccaTTTCAGTCGAGTTCTCCATGTGAGCCGCAATCCCTCATGCTGTCagccccccctctccctctctctgtagACAGACAGGATTAGCATTTTAATTGCATCAGCTCCCTTGGGTATTCTCAGCCTTTCACTGGGAGAGAGCaagggagcgggagagagagagaaggatagagaaggaaaaaaaggagaaaaaaggtaaggagagagagagatggtagAAGGAGAACCAAGGAGAATTGAAAAAAAAGGAGCCACAGGAGAAGATATGTGtgcgagagaggaagagacagaaagagagagaggctacAGAAATATACAGAATCCCGAGTACAGACGTGCCAGA of the Chaetodon auriga isolate fChaAug3 chromosome 16, fChaAug3.hap1, whole genome shotgun sequence genome contains:
- the pbx4 gene encoding pre-B-cell leukemia transcription factor 4 isoform X2, which gives rise to MDDQTRMMTGLTGLGGLQQADVGDPDSVRKQQSLGQPQQDIGDILQQIMAITDESLDEAQARKHALNCHRMKPALFSVLCEIKEKTVLSIRGVQEEDPPDPQIMRLDNMLLAEGVSGPEKGGGSAAAAAAAAAAGGSPTDSSIEHSDYRAKLAQIRQIYHSELEKYEQACSEFTNHVMNLLREQSRTRPISPKEIERMVAIIHRKFSSIQMQLKQSTCEAVMILRSRFLDARRKRRNFNKQATEVLNEYFYSHLSNPYPSEEAKEELAKKCGITVSQVSNWFGNKRIRYKKNIGKFQEEANLYAVKTAVDAANVSAQASQANSPATPNSGDAYLGLHSLNGEGLNIAPSLQPQVDTLHRATHLTGGYEELSGSGLYTPHRLDANSWQDTTNPPSVTSPPGPPGSVHSDTSN
- the pbx4 gene encoding pre-B-cell leukemia transcription factor 4 isoform X4, with protein sequence MDDQTRMMTGLTGLGGLQQADVGDPDSVRKQQSLGQPQQDIGDILQQIMAITDESLDEAQARKHALNCHRMKPALFSVLCEIKEKTVLSIRGVQEEDPPDPQIMRLDNMLLAEGVSGPEKGGGSAAAAAAAAAAGGSPTDSSIEHSDYRAKLAQIRQIYHSELEKYEQACSEFTNHVMNLLREQSRTRPISPKEIERMVAIIHRKFSSIQMQLKQSTCEAVMILRSRFLDARRKRRNFNKQATEVLNEYFYSHLSNPYPSEEAKEELAKKCGITVSQVSNWFGNKRIRYKKNIGKFQEEANLYAVKTAVDAANVSAQASQANSPATPNSGGYPAPCYTPDGRL
- the pbx4 gene encoding pre-B-cell leukemia transcription factor 4 isoform X3; the protein is MDDQTRMMTGLTGLGGLQQADVGDPDSVRKQQSLGQPQQDIGDILQQIMAITDESLDEAQARCWPEESPAHWGGSDDPTEGGRAGGGMAGGGLPLNFQHRKHALNCHRMKPALFSVLCEIKEKTVLSIRGVQEEDPPDPQIMRLDNMLLAEGVSGPEKGGGSAAAAAAAAAAGGSPTDSSIEHSDYRAKLAQIRQIYHSELEKYEQACSEFTNHVMNLLREQSRTRPISPKEIERMVAIIHRKFSSIQMQLKQSTCEAVMILRSRFLDARRKRRNFNKQATEVLNEYFYSHLSNPYPSEEAKEELAKKCGITVSQVSNWFGNKRIRYKKNIGKFQEEANLYAVKTAVDAANVSAQASQANSPATPNSGGYPAPCYTPDGRL
- the pbx4 gene encoding pre-B-cell leukemia transcription factor 4 isoform X1, which produces MDDQTRMMTGLTGLGGLQQADVGDPDSVRKQQSLGQPQQDIGDILQQIMAITDESLDEAQARCWPEESPAHWGGSDDPTEGGRAGGGMAGGGLPLNFQHRKHALNCHRMKPALFSVLCEIKEKTVLSIRGVQEEDPPDPQIMRLDNMLLAEGVSGPEKGGGSAAAAAAAAAAGGSPTDSSIEHSDYRAKLAQIRQIYHSELEKYEQACSEFTNHVMNLLREQSRTRPISPKEIERMVAIIHRKFSSIQMQLKQSTCEAVMILRSRFLDARRKRRNFNKQATEVLNEYFYSHLSNPYPSEEAKEELAKKCGITVSQVSNWFGNKRIRYKKNIGKFQEEANLYAVKTAVDAANVSAQASQANSPATPNSGDAYLGLHSLNGEGLNIAPSLQPQVDTLHRATHLTGGYEELSGSGLYTPHRLDANSWQDTTNPPSVTSPPGPPGSVHSDTSN